In the genome of Gemmatimonadales bacterium, the window CGGCCTAGTCTTCAGCGGCATCTCGACCGACACGCGCCGTCTGGCCCCGGGCGCGCTCTTCGTCGCACTCGCCGGCGAGCGGTTCGACGCGCACGGCTTTCTCGCGGCCGCCGCCTCGGCCGGCGCCATCGGCGCGGTGGTTCGCCGAGGCACTGCGCCGGTCGCGGGGCTTCGGCTCTTCGCGGTGGACGACACGCTGCGTGCATACGGCGCACTGGCGCACGCGCGCAGGGCGCGGCTCACCGGCCCGGTCGTCGCCGTCACCGGCAGCAACGGCAAGACGAGCACGAAGGAGATGCTCGCGGCCGTGCTCGCGACCCGCTACCGCACGTATGCAACGCGGGCCAATCTCAACAATCTCGTCGGCGTGCCAGCCACAATCCTCGAAGGGCCGCCGGACGTCGAGGCGATGGTGGTCGAGGCGGGCGCCAATCTGCCGGGTGAGATCGCGCGCTACCGTGACATCATCGATCCCGCCATTACCGTCATCACCAACGCGACGGCCGGGCACCTGGAAGGTTTCGGTTCGCTCGCCGGCGTGCTGGCCGAGAAGCTCGCGCTCGCGCGCGGCGTGGCGCTCGCCGTGGTGGGGCGGGAGCCGCCCGCGCTCGCAGCGGGCGCGCGCGAGCTTGCAAGGCGCGTGGTGACGGCGGGACTCGCGGACGCGGACCGGGTTCCGACGAGGGTCGCGATCGATTCGCTCGGCCGCGCGACGGTCGAGGTCGATGGCCGCCGGTTCACGCTGCCCTACCCGGGCCGCCACCTGGCGGAAAACGCGATGCTCGCGTGGACCGTCGCGCGCGAGCTCGGGCTCGACCTCGACGCGGCCGCAGGCGCGCTCGGCAGGTTCACAGTGCCTGCCGGCAGGAGCGAGCTTCGTCAGGAGGGCGCCCTCACGATCCTCGACGACTCCTATAACGCGAACCCCGCGTCGTTCCGTGCGGCCATCGCCACGGCCGCCGATCTTCGCGGGGGGCGCCGGCTCGTGTTCGTCGCGGGGACGATGCGCGAGCTGGGCCCCGACGCCGCGCGACTCCACGCCGAAGTGGCGCAGGCGCTCGTGGCGCTCGAGCCCGACCTGCTCGGCGCCGTCGGTGAGTTCGTGCCCGCGCTCGCGCCGCACGCCGCACAGCTCGGCGCGAGGCTGGTGACGGCGCCCGATGCCGAAACGATCGCCCCGCTCGTCGCGGAGCGGCTCCGGGGTGACGAGGTCGTCGTGCTCAAGGCATCCCGCGGCGTTGCGCTCGAACGTATACTTCCCGCTCTCGTGGCCCGCGCGCACTGATCTCCGCCGAGGACTGATGTTCTATCATCTGCTCGCGCCGCTGGGCAAGACCTGGATCATCTTCAATCTCTTCAACTACATCTCGTTCCGGGCCGCAGGTGCGACGGTTACGGCGCTCCTGGTGTCGTTTCTCTGCGGGCCGGCGATCATCGACCGGCTGCGGGCCCGGAAGATCGGCCAGGTCGTGCGGGCCGATGGGCCGGCAAGCCATCAGGGCAAGCGGGGCACGCCGACGATGGGCGGGCTCATCATCCTGCTCGCCACCATCGTGCCCACGCTCCTCTGGGCTCCGCTCACCAACCGCTTCGTCGTGGTCGCGATGCTGTCGACGCTCTGGATGGGGTGCATCGGGTTCGTCGACGACTACCTCAAGATCGTGCAGGGCAAGTCGCGGGGACTGGTGGCCAAGTACAAGTTGGTCGGCCAGTGCACCTTCGGGATTCTGCTCGGCCTCTTTCTGTACTTCGAGCCCGTGGTGCCGACCGACACCATCCCTGCCACGGCGACCACGCTCCCGTTCTTCAAGTATCTGGTCGTCAACTTCGCGCCCTGGCTGTACGTCGTCTTCGTCACCGTGGTCATCACCGGCACCAGCAACGCCGTCAACCTCACCGACGGACTCGACGGACTCGCCACGGGGCTCGCGGGGATCGCCGCGTTCGCCTTTGCCGTCTTCGCCTACATCTTC includes:
- the murF gene encoding UDP-N-acetylmuramoyl-tripeptide--D-alanyl-D-alanine ligase, with the translated sequence MAGDATAAPNAARGTTWTEAEVRRALAAPVPASTSESAAKAAAAGLVFSGISTDTRRLAPGALFVALAGERFDAHGFLAAAASAGAIGAVVRRGTAPVAGLRLFAVDDTLRAYGALAHARRARLTGPVVAVTGSNGKTSTKEMLAAVLATRYRTYATRANLNNLVGVPATILEGPPDVEAMVVEAGANLPGEIARYRDIIDPAITVITNATAGHLEGFGSLAGVLAEKLALARGVALAVVGREPPALAAGARELARRVVTAGLADADRVPTRVAIDSLGRATVEVDGRRFTLPYPGRHLAENAMLAWTVARELGLDLDAAAGALGRFTVPAGRSELRQEGALTILDDSYNANPASFRAAIATAADLRGGRRLVFVAGTMRELGPDAARLHAEVAQALVALEPDLLGAVGEFVPALAPHAAQLGARLVTAPDAETIAPLVAERLRGDEVVVLKASRGVALERILPALVARAH
- the mraY gene encoding phospho-N-acetylmuramoyl-pentapeptide-transferase, which encodes MFYHLLAPLGKTWIIFNLFNYISFRAAGATVTALLVSFLCGPAIIDRLRARKIGQVVRADGPASHQGKRGTPTMGGLIILLATIVPTLLWAPLTNRFVVVAMLSTLWMGCIGFVDDYLKIVQGKSRGLVAKYKLVGQCTFGILLGLFLYFEPVVPTDTIPATATTLPFFKYLVVNFAPWLYVVFVTVVITGTSNAVNLTDGLDGLATGLAGIAAFAFAVFAYIFGRVDVTTYLNVFYLPGAGELTVFCAALTGGAIGFLWFNAHPAQVFMGDTGSLAIGGALGTVAILLKAEFLLLLIGGVFVAEACSVLVQTGTYRWFKRTRGREYADAHRVFRMAPLHHHFEKLGWAETTVVTRFYILGLLCALVALSTLKVR